In Camelina sativa cultivar DH55 chromosome 17, Cs, whole genome shotgun sequence, the genomic stretch ACATCTATTTGTAAGCTCCACTCATTAAGCCCACTTGGCCATGACGGACATGCCACCAGCACCAAGCAAAACGGCGGCATATGACTTTAGTTGAAGCTTGATGCTCCTCTGCATTTTTGGACCCATAAAATCGGCAGCTAGAAGGTCGACTAAAGCCATGTAGATGAGTAATCCAGCCGAGGAAGCGTTGAGCAACCCAACTGTTATAAGCGAATCAGGGCTATTCTCTTTGTATGTTTTAGATAATGCCATCCCTAGAGCCACTCCAAAAGGCGTCGTCACCGCGAAAAAGAATGCCATCACCGCCTTTTTAACCCACCCGTACTCCGCctacatatatatgtactacCAAGTTCTCATCATATGATTTCCATATCAATTCTTTCAAAagcaaaactatttttaaagaaatgaaACCAGAATGGATAGGAGTAAAAGGAAAGGAGGAATTCACCTGGAGGATGCAACCACCGAGACCCATGCCTTCGAACATTTGGTGGAAGCAAAGAGCAGCAACGAGACCTTTGATGGTGCAAGTATTGTTAGTGGCTCCTACTGATAGTCCTATCACTATCGAGTGTACCACTATTCCTAGCTCCAATACCTGTTCCATTTCATTCATTTTAGTTACTCACCTATCAAATCATAATTAGTTTACATGGTTGTCACTAAAAAAAGGATGAATCATATATAATTAGTGgaataaatttaaacaaaaactgaCATATATAGCCTTCCTATGTGAATCATCAATTTCGATCACTTGTAGAACTAAGTTATAAATTTTCCACTTTTACCACAAGTTTATAagttaaaatcaagtttagagtTAATTATGTaaagtttgaagaaaaatagaaaataacgAGATCAGTGAACGGGGGTACTAACGATTGCAATCACACGATACCGTAGAAGCTGTAAATAAGAACCAAGCTCCTTATCATTCTCTCCATGACTATGACTATGACTAtgaccatgaccatgaccatgaccatgGCCATGAGGAGATGTCACTTGCCCCATCTCTTGGTCAGGAGTTTCAGCTGATGCCACGTCAGCACGTAGATCTTTCCTTCCTGACTTGGTGAAGACGCTGGTGGTAATAGAGTCAACCATGAGTGTGAACACTGCGGAGATCATGGCAACAAATCCGGTGAAAGGAAACTTGTGCCAGGGGTTATCGTTAAGGCAAGGAGATGAAAGCATGTCGAAAGAATCAGGCAAAACGTGCATGAAACCAGTGGAGAGGATGATTCCGGAGGCGAAAGATTTGACGATGAGGAAGTGAGATTTCTCGGGTTGGAAAGCCGGAACTGACCGGGCAAAGAACGGGAGGCAAACACCGATTAGACTGGTGATAAGGATTGAGAAGATGGAGATGAGTTTGAGATCTAATGCTTTCTTTTTGTCGATACATTTGCTATTGGATTCGGATTCGCACACTTTGGCAGATTGAGAGAGAGCTCCAGGGAAATGGGAGATGGAAAGGACGAGAAAGATAGCTATGGCGGCATAGATATTGACAGGAGAGTTAGTCATCATTCTCATTGTTTCTTATGgatttgttttgagtttggtaCAAAGTATACTTTGTCTTAATCTTCTTATAAGAGAAGACTAAGCCTTGATCTCAATCAAAGTAAGTGTCGACATTACTAATAAATGTCAACATGTATTGTTAAGAAAATACTGAAATACACAACCAAGTCCAATTAACTTATTCTAGCCAAGGGGCAAGAGGCATGTTCTCGACACACACCTGATTTATTTTAATAGGTTCTCACTtacagaaattaaataaatcatacTAGTTACGTAGTTCTTGGATAAAGGATCAAGAAATACAGTTTCATGATaatcaccaaaaatttaatttagataaaataaactagatattcacccgcggtacaccggatgactatttttttaataaaaataaaatgttatttgttttgtagattaattatatatataactaatatttaatttgtattttttaaatgtacaacttcacaaatatatatatatatatatatatatatatttatctttacaaatatatatatattagttagtgtagaaagtattttgtttgaggtttattgttttatattataagaaATAGGAACTATAACATATAATTAGATAAGTATTGATTTATAGAAGGAAAATAATGTGTGTGCTTATAGAAATAATTCCTATTGTTTTGtataattagaaatttaatattaattaaattaattataaacttaatacttaatgttaaagggagtaATTCCTAttcttttggaaattttattaggatggaaaatcttgttttccaaaattaaaatttaattttaattaccaaaaattcggatatttccttaattactGAGATTGATCTtaccaaataatattttaaaaggaatatttagTGATTCAGTTAAATCTTTGACAACGAATATTTAAGTTACCAAATCTGACTAAATTGCTTGATTTccgatattataatatttccctaacgaaattatagtaattaattatgagtagtatatatggaaagaattaaaaacgcagaaattatatatatgtaaagttgtaaactaatttacagaaaatgtgtactGTATATCatacatcgactaaatattttggaatatggttcataatcactataaatatgtgactaaatatgttttgagtacaaatgagcaggaagcttgatttatcaggtatccaaatttaacagtttaatttggttatatatttgagaatatttaaacttttaaaaagtaaacatattataatatatttacgttttttttaaagtttaagatattataaatatttaaatttttatagaatgtttaaattattataaatatttgaactccgtcgaaagtttaaaatagtataatatatttaaagtctataaaatatttaagtaatattaatatttttactcttcaaaattttaaaatataaaaaaaagtttgagttaaacccgttaaaacatgtatttttattaaactataaattaagcCA encodes the following:
- the LOC104757522 gene encoding probable zinc transporter 10, producing the protein MRMMTNSPVNIYAAIAIFLVLSISHFPGALSQSAKVCESESNSKCIDKKKALDLKLISIFSILITSLIGVCLPFFARSVPAFQPEKSHFLIVKSFASGIILSTGFMHVLPDSFDMLSSPCLNDNPWHKFPFTGFVAMISAVFTLMVDSITTSVFTKSGRKDLRADVASAETPDQEMGQVTSPHGHGHGHGHGHSHSHSHGENDKELGSYLQLLRYRVIAIVLELGIVVHSIVIGLSVGATNNTCTIKGLVAALCFHQMFEGMGLGGCILQAEYGWVKKAVMAFFFAVTTPFGVALGMALSKTYKENSPDSLITVGLLNASSAGLLIYMALVDLLAADFMGPKMQRSIKLQLKSYAAVLLGAGGMSVMAKWA